In Carassius auratus strain Wakin unplaced genomic scaffold, ASM336829v1 scaf_tig00004584, whole genome shotgun sequence, a genomic segment contains:
- the LOC113070594 gene encoding CD276 antigen homolog isoform X2, with amino-acid sequence MDLWVIGNLRRWWLFYFLPVFLLTSEVSLQETVEGFIGGSAVLPCSSKEPPDTVQDIDLVRWRHRGNSNNVYIIINGEVSVEGQDPEYKNRVESFPEEYLGGNFSIKLNNLQHTDAGKYKCYIFMKEQVIKSVELFTRERLERQIPSEGTKPRPEMTVMIISALFIGIISSLNCVTGVSS; translated from the exons ATGGTGGTTATTTTATTTCCTGCCTGTGTTTCTTTTAACAAGTGAAG tgtctctgcaggagaCTGTTGAGGGTTTTATTGGAGGATCTGCTGTTTTACCTTGTTCTTCTAAAGAACCACCAGATACAGTTCAAGACATTGATCTAGTGCGCTGGAGACACAGAGGTAATAGTAATAATGTGTATATCATTATTAATGGTGAAGTCTCTGTGGAAGGACAGGATCCAGAGTACAAAAACAGAGTTGAAAGCTTTCCTGAGGAGTATCTGGGAGGAAACTTCTCCATCAAACTCAACAACCTTCAACACACTGATGCAGGAAAATACAAGTGCTACATCTTCATGAAGGAACAAGTAATCAAGAGTGTTGAACTTTTCACTCGAG AGAGACTAGAAAGGCAAATCCCCAGTGAAGGCACAAAACCAAGACCAGAGATGACTGTTATGATCATTTCTGCTCTGTTTATTGGTATTATATCTTCATTGAAT TGTGTCACAGGGGTTTCTTCATAA
- the LOC113070594 gene encoding CD276 antigen homolog isoform X1 has protein sequence MDLWVIGNLRRWWLFYFLPVFLLTSEVSLQETVEGFIGGSAVLPCSSKEPPDTVQDIDLVRWRHRGNSNNVYIIINGEVSVEGQDPEYKNRVESFPEEYLGGNFSIKLNNLQHTDAGKYKCYIFMKEQVIKSVELFTRERLERQIPSEGTKPRPEMTVMIISALFIGIISSLNKCVTGVSS, from the exons ATGGTGGTTATTTTATTTCCTGCCTGTGTTTCTTTTAACAAGTGAAG tgtctctgcaggagaCTGTTGAGGGTTTTATTGGAGGATCTGCTGTTTTACCTTGTTCTTCTAAAGAACCACCAGATACAGTTCAAGACATTGATCTAGTGCGCTGGAGACACAGAGGTAATAGTAATAATGTGTATATCATTATTAATGGTGAAGTCTCTGTGGAAGGACAGGATCCAGAGTACAAAAACAGAGTTGAAAGCTTTCCTGAGGAGTATCTGGGAGGAAACTTCTCCATCAAACTCAACAACCTTCAACACACTGATGCAGGAAAATACAAGTGCTACATCTTCATGAAGGAACAAGTAATCAAGAGTGTTGAACTTTTCACTCGAG AGAGACTAGAAAGGCAAATCCCCAGTGAAGGCACAAAACCAAGACCAGAGATGACTGTTATGATCATTTCTGCTCTGTTTATTGGTATTATATCTTCATTGAAT AAGTGTGTCACAGGGGTTTCTTCATAA